Proteins encoded by one window of Salicibibacter halophilus:
- the prpB gene encoding methylisocitrate lyase: MSWIVTENSSQKERYQAFLDLINDREQILQMPGAHDGMSALVAKETGFQALYLSGGAYTASRGLPDVGLIYSNEIADRAQDLIRASDLPVFVDIDTGFGGVLNVARTAREMVEAGVAAVQIEDQSLPKKCGHLNGKQLVSTEEMAAKVQTIKKVAPTLAVVARTDAKAVEGAEAAVERARAYVDAGADAIFPEALTNEEDFRYFADRIDAPLLANMTEFGKTPYFTAEEFSSFGFQMVIYPVTSMRVAAKAYAEAFQEILEKGTQKDHLDHMQTRAELYETIGYYDYENLDEQVAKTILPEEGKERR; the protein is encoded by the coding sequence ATGAGTTGGATTGTAACGGAAAACTCCAGTCAAAAAGAACGCTATCAAGCGTTTTTGGATTTGATTAACGATCGAGAACAAATTTTGCAAATGCCGGGTGCTCATGACGGGATGTCGGCACTCGTGGCAAAAGAAACAGGCTTTCAAGCCTTGTATTTATCGGGAGGGGCTTATACGGCAAGCCGCGGGCTGCCGGATGTTGGACTCATCTACTCCAACGAAATTGCCGACCGGGCCCAAGACTTAATCCGCGCTTCGGACCTGCCGGTGTTCGTCGACATTGATACAGGGTTTGGCGGAGTGCTGAATGTTGCGCGAACGGCAAGAGAAATGGTTGAGGCGGGCGTGGCCGCCGTGCAAATCGAAGATCAATCGCTGCCGAAAAAGTGCGGGCATTTAAACGGAAAACAGCTCGTGAGCACAGAAGAGATGGCCGCCAAGGTGCAAACGATCAAGAAAGTAGCACCGACGCTTGCTGTCGTCGCGCGTACGGACGCAAAGGCCGTGGAAGGGGCAGAGGCCGCTGTTGAACGTGCCCGCGCATATGTCGATGCCGGCGCGGATGCCATCTTTCCGGAAGCGTTAACGAACGAGGAAGATTTTCGTTATTTTGCCGACCGCATTGACGCCCCGTTGCTCGCGAATATGACCGAGTTTGGAAAAACGCCGTATTTCACGGCTGAAGAATTTTCTTCTTTTGGCTTTCAAATGGTCATCTATCCGGTAACCTCCATGCGGGTCGCGGCGAAGGCATACGCCGAAGCTTTTCAGGAAATCTTGGAAAAAGGCACGCAAAAAGACCATCTGGACCACATGCAAACACGAGCAGAACTTTACGAGACGATTGGTTACTATGACTACGAGAACCTCGATGAGCAAGTCGCGAAAACAATTCTTCCCGAGGAAGGAAAAGAGCGGCGATAA
- a CDS encoding DMT family transporter yields the protein MKQSTINILLIVTIICISLSAIFVRLSDAPSTIMVMYRMFLGCVLLLPFVLKHIKTIPRIKKPEWFALIFAGIFLGGHFGLWFESLNHTTVASSTLILALQPAIALIGGLFFFKENIHLKTLLTIGIAFIGVLIVGGGNLNLGQDVLLGNILSFLAVFSVVFYLLIGQRNVKFLNHWVYSFLVFLIAGLTMFVYNLMANIPLTGYTANDWGVFLLLAVFPSAAHIIYNMLLNYINTTTVSMTTLGEPVGASILAMLFLNEMVTGVELIGGALILVGIYLFLRQKSGSEKVATSDQVQG from the coding sequence ATGAAACAAAGCACGATCAATATACTTCTCATTGTAACAATCATCTGTATATCGTTATCTGCCATTTTCGTTCGATTATCGGATGCGCCCTCAACGATAATGGTCATGTATCGCATGTTCCTCGGTTGTGTTTTGCTATTGCCTTTTGTTTTAAAACATATAAAAACGATCCCTCGGATAAAAAAACCGGAATGGTTCGCATTAATATTTGCAGGCATTTTTTTGGGCGGTCATTTTGGTTTATGGTTTGAATCGCTCAATCATACGACTGTGGCCAGTTCTACGTTAATTTTAGCATTGCAACCTGCAATAGCACTCATTGGCGGTTTATTTTTCTTCAAAGAGAATATCCATTTAAAAACGCTTCTTACGATAGGCATTGCATTTATTGGCGTGTTGATTGTAGGGGGAGGCAATTTAAATTTAGGGCAAGATGTGCTATTGGGAAATATATTATCATTCCTTGCTGTCTTTTCTGTTGTTTTCTATTTACTCATCGGACAGAGAAATGTAAAATTCCTCAATCATTGGGTTTACAGCTTCCTCGTCTTTCTCATCGCCGGTTTAACGATGTTCGTTTATAATTTAATGGCTAACATACCCCTAACAGGTTACACAGCTAACGATTGGGGTGTATTTTTACTCCTTGCCGTGTTCCCTTCGGCAGCGCATATCATTTATAATATGTTATTAAACTATATCAATACAACGACTGTTTCAATGACCACACTCGGAGAACCGGTCGGGGCATCTATTTTAGCCATGTTATTCTTGAATGAAATGGTAACCGGAGTAGAATTAATTGGGGGGGCGCTTATATTAGTCGGGATCTATTTATTCCTGAGACAAAAAAGCGGCTCAGAAAAAGTTGCCACCTCTGATCAAGTACAGGGATGA
- a CDS encoding GntR family transcriptional regulator, producing the protein MSLQGQKINRVSMRNNAYERIKNAIISGELKPEERLRDKELSEQLGISRTPVREAMLRLEDEEFIISKPNSYTMVAPIDVIEVKEIYSIVIALETLALEEAIKNPQLQDVEDLISINQDYKAAIEQGDPKRCLENDRNFHAQIVKMSGNNELEKLLTSVKEKILRVESYYFHNSVPKDESLQQHNVIIECIKNNELAQATNMLKENWMNSLTSILK; encoded by the coding sequence ATGTCCTTACAAGGTCAAAAAATTAATCGTGTATCCATGCGTAACAATGCGTATGAAAGGATAAAGAATGCCATTATTTCAGGGGAATTAAAACCTGAAGAGAGGTTGAGAGACAAAGAACTCTCTGAACAATTGGGGATTAGTCGGACCCCTGTCAGAGAGGCAATGTTGAGGCTGGAAGATGAGGAATTCATTATAAGTAAACCGAATAGCTATACAATGGTTGCTCCTATAGATGTCATTGAAGTCAAAGAAATTTATAGCATTGTTATTGCATTAGAAACACTCGCATTAGAAGAAGCCATAAAAAATCCTCAGTTGCAAGATGTCGAAGACTTGATAAGTATAAATCAAGATTATAAAGCAGCAATAGAACAAGGAGATCCAAAACGTTGCTTGGAAAATGATAGGAATTTTCACGCTCAGATTGTGAAAATGTCAGGAAATAACGAATTGGAAAAATTGCTAACCAGTGTCAAGGAAAAAATATTAAGAGTAGAATCTTATTACTTTCATAATTCAGTGCCTAAAGACGAATCTTTGCAACAACACAACGTCATTATCGAATGTATTAAAAATAATGAACTGGCACAGGCAACGAACATGCTAAAAGAGAATTGGATGAACAGTTTAACGAGTATATTAAAATAG
- a CDS encoding SDR family NAD(P)-dependent oxidoreductase, with product MPNLQNQVILVTGANRGQGKIISKHLASLGAKVTVGARNIEEAEAISSEIGKDKSLPVQLDITRKDDWEVAVHSIMQTYNKVDVLVNNAGDFIKKPLLDTTLEDYQQLINVNQLGVFMGIKAVTPYMEKQQKGSIINNVSISSFAPINHAAAYAATKAAVSNLSKSAAIELGPKGIRVNSVHPGIIQTEMVTNSDIDVNEVDSIPLRRTGQSKDIAQVTAFLASEESAYCNGTEIVVDGGLTLGTDI from the coding sequence ATGCCAAATTTACAAAATCAAGTGATATTAGTAACCGGAGCAAATCGAGGACAAGGTAAAATCATATCAAAACATTTAGCCTCGCTGGGAGCAAAAGTTACAGTAGGTGCAAGAAATATTGAAGAAGCGGAAGCTATCTCATCAGAAATCGGAAAGGATAAAAGTCTGCCCGTTCAATTAGACATAACTAGGAAAGATGATTGGGAAGTTGCAGTTCATTCTATTATGCAAACGTATAATAAGGTGGATGTACTTGTTAATAATGCAGGGGATTTTATTAAAAAGCCTCTACTGGATACTACCTTGGAGGATTATCAACAGCTAATTAATGTAAACCAGCTTGGTGTTTTCATGGGAATAAAGGCAGTAACACCATACATGGAAAAACAGCAAAAAGGGTCCATTATTAATAATGTGTCTATCTCTTCTTTTGCGCCCATCAATCACGCAGCGGCTTATGCTGCTACAAAAGCAGCAGTATCTAACCTCTCTAAATCCGCTGCAATCGAATTAGGACCAAAAGGAATTAGAGTTAATAGCGTTCATCCAGGCATTATTCAAACAGAAATGGTAACTAATAGCGACATAGATGTAAATGAAGTTGACTCTATACCACTAAGAAGAACAGGACAGTCAAAGGATATAGCACAAGTGACTGCCTTTCTTGCCTCTGAAGAAAGTGCTTATTGTAATGGTACTGAAATCGTGGTAGACGGAGGACTTACGCTAGGAACGGATATTTAA
- a CDS encoding IS1634 family transposase, whose translation MSLSPEDLPDIQPVRIGSTPVIRQLMDKMGLIEAIDKLSPVKEKDCNVSVGTRVAAMIINQLSHRKALYRVQEFYQEQDVELLFGPGTKANDFNDDALGRALDALHEAGIEKVCKTAIQAVQAPIDLTWKGLHFDTTSFVYTGQPKNHPDEEDILKIVRGYSKDHRPYLPQFKFGLGTTPEGIPVYGDILDGNQDDKTWNKHVLHALTDWYDPEQLEQAIFISDSALVTQDNLEATTGQKDQADFQFLSRLPENFNLAKTLKAEALEQDLDQWEEIGALVDRKGAASYRIYPTKADLNGKTYRFLVIQSDHMDARKEKTIQSNLEKEQRRWHKEQAELERQDFSCEADAEEALGAFLKKHQKGYHTFEGTTVCVELPGKRQKRGRPKKGEAPPPPITVYRVRLTLHPPSDEQLEAIRKQASIFILVTSVAKDDQADVELLKAYKGQQTVENRFRFLKNPFFVGRVYLAKPKRVEAFACVMMISVMVYSLFEYLIRKNMEGASEPLYQLGGGGRRSFRPTGESVLELLDTVDILHMEIDGHLRRFFPKHYEPQLPRILVLLEMDASIFTEPRSSMAVESRHQ comes from the coding sequence TTGAGCCTATCACCAGAAGATCTTCCCGACATTCAACCCGTTCGTATCGGATCAACGCCAGTGATCCGCCAGCTGATGGATAAAATGGGATTAATTGAGGCCATCGACAAGCTATCTCCTGTCAAAGAGAAAGACTGTAACGTCTCCGTAGGGACAAGAGTAGCTGCTATGATCATCAATCAGTTATCCCATCGTAAAGCCCTTTATCGCGTCCAAGAATTTTATCAAGAGCAAGATGTCGAGTTACTCTTTGGTCCCGGAACGAAAGCGAATGATTTCAATGACGATGCGCTCGGCCGTGCGTTAGACGCCCTTCATGAGGCGGGCATTGAGAAGGTCTGTAAGACAGCCATTCAGGCCGTTCAAGCTCCGATCGACCTCACGTGGAAAGGGCTCCATTTTGATACCACATCCTTTGTGTACACGGGCCAACCCAAGAATCACCCGGACGAGGAGGACATCTTGAAAATTGTACGCGGCTATTCCAAAGACCACCGGCCTTATCTGCCCCAATTCAAGTTTGGGTTGGGAACGACGCCGGAAGGCATCCCTGTTTATGGCGATATTTTAGACGGTAACCAGGATGATAAAACGTGGAACAAGCATGTCTTGCATGCGCTCACCGATTGGTATGATCCGGAACAACTGGAACAGGCGATTTTTATTTCGGATAGTGCCCTGGTCACCCAAGATAATCTGGAGGCCACCACGGGCCAAAAGGATCAGGCCGATTTTCAGTTTTTGTCCCGATTGCCGGAGAATTTCAATCTCGCCAAAACCTTGAAGGCAGAGGCCTTAGAGCAGGATTTGGATCAGTGGGAGGAGATCGGTGCCCTCGTGGACCGTAAAGGCGCTGCTTCTTACCGCATCTATCCCACCAAAGCTGACCTTAACGGGAAAACCTACCGGTTTCTGGTGATCCAATCCGACCATATGGATGCCCGAAAAGAAAAAACCATCCAAAGCAACTTGGAAAAGGAACAGAGACGTTGGCACAAGGAACAAGCCGAGCTGGAAAGGCAGGACTTCTCCTGCGAGGCCGACGCGGAAGAGGCGCTGGGCGCATTTCTCAAGAAACACCAAAAAGGCTACCATACATTTGAAGGCACGACGGTCTGTGTAGAGCTGCCAGGCAAACGCCAAAAGCGGGGCCGTCCCAAAAAAGGGGAGGCGCCACCGCCGCCGATCACGGTTTATCGTGTCCGATTAACGCTTCATCCCCCTTCGGACGAACAGCTCGAGGCGATTCGAAAGCAAGCCTCTATCTTTATTCTCGTGACCAGTGTCGCCAAAGATGATCAAGCAGACGTGGAGCTGTTAAAGGCCTATAAAGGGCAACAGACGGTGGAAAATCGCTTTCGTTTCCTCAAAAATCCCTTTTTTGTCGGCAGGGTCTATCTGGCAAAACCTAAACGCGTGGAAGCTTTTGCATGTGTGATGATGATCAGTGTCATGGTGTACAGCCTCTTTGAATACCTGATTCGCAAAAACATGGAAGGGGCCTCCGAACCCCTGTACCAACTTGGCGGAGGAGGACGCAGAAGCTTTCGCCCCACGGGTGAATCTGTTTTGGAACTTTTGGACACCGTCGACATCCTTCATATGGAGATTGACGGACATCTTCGGCGGTTCTTCCCGAAGCATTATGAGCCGCAATTACCCCGTATTCTCGTTTTGTTGGAAATGGATGCCTCCATTTTCACAGAACCAAGGAGCTCGATGGCTGTCGAGAGCCGTCACCAGTAA
- a CDS encoding NAD-dependent epimerase/dehydratase family protein — translation MSKNKVFLTGAAGYVGGSIAAKFLESGYQVTGLVRSQDKVKDLEEQGIIPFMGTLEDYQPLKDAVQDADIIINAADADNVYPVTAILEAIEGSGKTFIHNSGSDVVGDKAAGEYREQIFYEDAFMPPHEKKAGVFVDQLVMGAANRGIHSIVICPGLIYGEGRGIKKDSIQIPEMIQLALKKGLAHHIGKGENVWSTVHIDALAELYMLAVEHAPAGSFYFAGNKEVSFKEIAETINTTFNLGSETKSMTVDEGIQEWGATGAHLVFGSNSRIRSLKAQKILGWKPKGPSVLQDIQSGYYKDHFS, via the coding sequence ATGAGTAAAAATAAAGTGTTCCTCACTGGCGCCGCTGGTTATGTTGGAGGTTCCATTGCAGCGAAATTCCTTGAATCAGGCTATCAGGTTACTGGTCTTGTGCGCTCCCAGGATAAAGTAAAAGACTTGGAAGAACAAGGAATTATTCCTTTTATGGGAACGCTTGAGGATTATCAACCGTTGAAAGACGCTGTACAGGATGCTGATATCATTATAAATGCTGCCGATGCTGATAATGTGTACCCTGTCACTGCCATTCTGGAAGCAATAGAAGGAAGTGGAAAAACGTTTATTCACAACAGCGGTTCTGATGTGGTCGGAGATAAAGCAGCTGGTGAATATAGGGAACAGATCTTTTATGAAGATGCTTTTATGCCTCCCCATGAAAAAAAAGCGGGAGTGTTCGTAGATCAGCTTGTCATGGGCGCAGCTAATAGAGGTATTCACTCCATTGTGATATGTCCAGGACTTATTTACGGAGAAGGACGAGGAATTAAAAAAGACAGTATTCAAATACCGGAAATGATTCAACTGGCACTCAAAAAAGGCTTGGCTCATCATATTGGAAAAGGTGAAAATGTCTGGTCAACCGTTCACATCGATGCCCTCGCAGAGTTATATATGTTGGCAGTGGAACATGCGCCTGCAGGATCTTTTTACTTTGCTGGAAATAAAGAAGTTTCTTTTAAAGAAATTGCAGAAACCATTAACACTACGTTTAATTTGGGCTCAGAGACAAAAAGTATGACGGTTGATGAAGGTATTCAAGAGTGGGGAGCAACAGGAGCGCATCTTGTCTTTGGGTCTAACAGCCGTATCCGCTCCCTTAAAGCTCAAAAAATTCTTGGTTGGAAACCAAAGGGTCCTTCAGTATTACAAGACATTCAATCTGGTTATTATAAAGATCACTTCAGCTAA
- a CDS encoding 3-ketoacyl-ACP reductase, which produces MGQKIEGKIAYITGAGSGIGRATALQLAKEGVHIGLIARTESKLDDVAKQAQSYGVKASVVPSDIANMDEVDQAVAVLKEELGPADILINNAAKETRGSFLDINPTDWKRTFEVNVFGMYHVTRAVLPQMIEKNTGDIINISSSNGLKGVAGATDYSGSKFAIQGMTEALMQEVRRNNIRVFTLNPSLVATDLAFDGKWDENDTEKYIQPEDMAEFMVAQLKLHPRMFIKQSLQWATNPF; this is translated from the coding sequence ATGGGACAAAAGATTGAAGGGAAAATTGCTTATATTACAGGAGCAGGTAGTGGGATTGGACGAGCTACCGCACTACAGTTGGCAAAAGAAGGTGTTCACATTGGATTAATTGCTAGAACAGAGTCTAAACTTGATGATGTGGCTAAGCAAGCGCAAAGCTATGGCGTGAAAGCAAGCGTTGTACCCTCAGATATTGCAAACATGGATGAAGTAGACCAGGCAGTAGCAGTATTAAAAGAAGAGCTGGGACCAGCAGACATTTTAATCAATAATGCTGCGAAGGAAACGAGAGGCTCTTTCCTGGACATTAACCCAACAGATTGGAAGCGTACGTTTGAGGTCAATGTCTTTGGTATGTATCACGTGACACGCGCAGTTCTACCACAAATGATAGAAAAAAACACAGGGGATATCATTAATATTTCATCAAGTAATGGGTTGAAAGGAGTTGCAGGAGCAACCGATTACAGTGGTTCAAAATTTGCTATACAAGGAATGACGGAAGCACTGATGCAGGAAGTCCGTCGCAATAATATCCGTGTATTTACATTAAATCCAAGTTTAGTTGCAACAGATCTCGCCTTTGACGGGAAATGGGACGAGAATGATACAGAAAAATATATCCAACCAGAAGATATGGCCGAATTTATGGTAGCACAATTAAAGCTTCACCCTCGTATGTTCATAAAACAGTCGTTACAATGGGCGACAAATCCTTTTTAA
- a CDS encoding sulfite exporter TauE/SafE family protein, protein MILIASILQTSTGFGFSILATPFLLLIFAPIEAIQINLILSIMISLALLKQIKKDMDIKILKRFVIGSLLGLPIGIMTIMVLDIHALKLGIGLMILLLTTMLILKFRFGQTQGRDLFVGGLSGSLASSIGMPGPPIMLYFSGTDIKKEKLRGITLAFYLFIYTMSLFTQIIVVGTNQVIWFSSVIAVPLVLLGLYLGQLLFRWIHPRLFQVVIYTLLLFTAIYLLIDAMPRYLHFP, encoded by the coding sequence ATTATTTTGATCGCTTCTATCCTGCAAACGAGCACAGGGTTTGGTTTTTCCATTTTGGCGACGCCATTTCTTCTACTCATATTTGCCCCGATCGAAGCCATTCAAATCAATCTCATTTTATCGATAATGATCTCTTTGGCTTTGTTAAAACAAATAAAAAAAGATATGGACATTAAAATTTTAAAACGATTTGTGATTGGAAGTTTGCTCGGTTTGCCTATAGGAATTATGACGATTATGGTTTTAGATATCCACGCGTTGAAGTTGGGAATCGGCCTCATGATTCTGCTATTAACGACGATGTTAATCCTGAAGTTCCGTTTTGGCCAAACGCAGGGGAGAGACTTATTTGTTGGTGGATTATCGGGGTCTTTGGCGAGCAGCATTGGAATGCCGGGTCCCCCTATTATGCTTTATTTTTCAGGTACGGATATTAAAAAGGAAAAGTTAAGAGGGATAACGCTAGCCTTTTATTTATTTATCTACACGATGAGCTTATTCACTCAAATCATTGTTGTGGGGACAAATCAGGTTATCTGGTTTTCAAGCGTTATTGCTGTGCCACTCGTTTTGTTAGGGTTGTATTTGGGGCAACTTTTATTTAGATGGATTCATCCGCGCCTTTTTCAAGTCGTTATCTATACCCTTTTACTTTTTACAGCCATTTATTTGTTGATCGATGCGATGCCCCGTTATCTTCACTTTCCGTGA
- the trhO gene encoding oxygen-dependent tRNA uridine(34) hydroxylase TrhO, translating into MEDQKNYRVLLYYKYVDMPDYEEYAEEHLQYCKDMGLRGRVIVAPEGLNGTVSGTIEQMDAYMEYVKSDKRFSDMDFKTDEADGHAFKKMFVRAKQEIVTWRLEEDVNPNDIGGEYLTPKEFHDALQEEETVVIDGRNDYEYDIGHFRNAIKPEVSTSREFPEWIEENIDQFKGKKVLTYCTGGIRCEKLTGILKQKGVDDVYQLHGGIVNYSQDEDVQGHLFDGKCYVFDERISVKANHTDEDVVVANCHHCGKTEDRYINCSNPECNLQYVCCTDCEEKHQAACCEECRVHPRNRWPEIRTTYAASAE; encoded by the coding sequence ATGGAGGACCAAAAGAATTATCGCGTTTTGCTTTATTATAAATATGTTGATATGCCTGATTACGAAGAATACGCCGAAGAACATCTGCAATATTGTAAGGACATGGGCTTGCGCGGACGGGTCATCGTCGCCCCTGAAGGCCTGAACGGAACGGTCTCCGGTACGATCGAGCAAATGGATGCCTATATGGAATATGTAAAATCCGACAAGAGATTTAGCGATATGGACTTTAAGACTGATGAAGCGGATGGACATGCATTCAAAAAAATGTTTGTCCGCGCGAAGCAAGAAATTGTCACGTGGCGTCTTGAAGAGGACGTGAACCCGAATGACATTGGCGGGGAGTATTTAACACCGAAGGAGTTCCATGACGCGCTTCAAGAAGAAGAGACAGTCGTCATTGACGGCCGCAATGATTACGAATACGACATCGGCCACTTCCGCAACGCCATCAAGCCTGAAGTGAGCACGTCCCGGGAATTTCCGGAGTGGATCGAGGAAAACATTGATCAGTTCAAAGGAAAAAAAGTGCTCACCTACTGCACCGGAGGCATTCGCTGTGAGAAATTGACGGGCATTCTCAAGCAAAAAGGCGTAGACGACGTCTATCAACTGCATGGAGGAATCGTCAATTACAGCCAAGACGAAGACGTGCAAGGCCACCTGTTTGATGGGAAATGCTATGTGTTTGATGAACGTATATCCGTAAAAGCCAATCATACCGATGAAGATGTCGTCGTTGCCAACTGTCATCACTGCGGCAAAACGGAGGATCGCTATATCAATTGTTCCAATCCAGAATGCAATCTTCAATATGTTTGCTGCACCGACTGTGAAGAAAAACACCAAGCCGCTTGCTGTGAAGAATGCCGTGTTCATCCGCGCAATCGCTGGCCGGAAATCAGAACAACGTACGCTGCATCGGCCGAATAA
- a CDS encoding nitroreductase family protein, protein METLEAIRTRRSNGKVHPDKPVDQALIETILEAGTWAPNHHHTEPWKFFVQQGEGRRPLGKTLRKIAMEKIDSEEEALDEKEAQKLSKKEAKPFRAPVVITIVVEPETKDKVIDIEEYAAAHAAAQNMLLAAHSLGLGAIWRSGAPTYHSEMRRLYNVSERGGVVGFIYLGWPASAKKKEQQRKGIEEKTTWMNEDMS, encoded by the coding sequence ATGGAAACGTTAGAAGCAATTCGGACAAGAAGGAGTAACGGAAAAGTTCATCCCGATAAACCGGTGGACCAGGCACTGATCGAAACCATTTTGGAAGCGGGAACGTGGGCTCCCAACCATCATCATACAGAACCATGGAAATTTTTTGTGCAACAAGGGGAAGGGCGGCGTCCGCTTGGAAAAACGTTACGCAAAATAGCGATGGAAAAAATAGACAGCGAAGAAGAAGCTTTGGACGAAAAAGAAGCACAAAAGTTGTCGAAAAAAGAGGCCAAACCGTTTCGTGCCCCTGTTGTCATCACCATCGTCGTCGAGCCGGAAACAAAGGACAAAGTCATCGACATCGAAGAATATGCGGCAGCCCATGCCGCCGCGCAAAACATGCTACTCGCCGCCCATTCCCTTGGTCTTGGTGCCATCTGGCGAAGCGGAGCGCCGACTTATCACTCGGAGATGCGCCGCCTGTACAATGTGTCCGAACGTGGAGGCGTCGTAGGCTTTATTTATCTTGGCTGGCCGGCTTCGGCCAAAAAGAAGGAACAGCAACGTAAAGGCATTGAAGAAAAAACAACATGGATGAATGAAGATATGAGTTAA
- a CDS encoding PRC-barrel domain-containing protein: MLIRTRDFQSFSLSGSDETFGSVTDVYFDSAGEWKVRFLVADTRTWFIGGKVLLSPELVNRLDIQAQEVDIEATKEQIKDSPKPNEHEPVSRAYEASILDHYGLGYYWAAPNYGPGPGPMLQGGGPVSPFTPGATLGDNTEAGVSSDMVRKAVKREQQKKVNEEDSYLQSTKDLRGYSVYAAEDKIGSISDVIFDTSTWQVLFMEVDTAGLLSKDKYLVPVEWFSEFIPVEAHAFTRFTDRQIVESAPDYDESTPLTDDYVAEVRRHYGTTQKQA, from the coding sequence ATGCTGATCCGCACTCGTGACTTTCAATCTTTTTCCTTATCCGGGTCGGACGAAACGTTCGGGTCGGTAACGGATGTTTATTTTGATTCGGCAGGAGAATGGAAAGTTCGTTTTCTCGTAGCCGATACACGCACTTGGTTCATCGGCGGGAAAGTCTTGCTGAGCCCGGAACTCGTTAATCGCTTGGATATACAAGCACAGGAAGTAGATATCGAAGCCACTAAAGAGCAAATTAAGGATAGCCCTAAACCGAATGAACACGAGCCCGTTTCACGAGCGTATGAAGCATCAATCCTCGATCACTACGGATTAGGCTATTACTGGGCTGCGCCGAATTATGGTCCGGGACCTGGGCCGATGTTGCAGGGAGGCGGTCCTGTGTCCCCATTCACACCCGGTGCTACTTTGGGAGACAACACGGAAGCCGGCGTCAGTTCGGATATGGTAAGAAAAGCTGTCAAACGTGAACAACAGAAGAAAGTAAATGAAGAAGACTCTTACCTGCAAAGCACGAAAGATTTGCGGGGATATTCCGTCTATGCAGCCGAGGATAAAATCGGATCCATTTCCGATGTCATTTTTGATACGAGCACTTGGCAAGTGCTTTTTATGGAAGTGGATACGGCGGGACTCCTTTCCAAAGATAAATATCTCGTTCCCGTTGAATGGTTCTCGGAATTCATTCCGGTGGAAGCGCACGCCTTCACTCGATTTACCGATCGCCAGATCGTGGAAAGCGCCCCCGACTATGATGAATCCACACCATTAACGGATGATTACGTTGCTGAAGTCCGCCGGCATTACGGCACCACTCAGAAACAGGCATAG